The Methanocalculus alkaliphilus genome segment AATTCCCAGTATTTCTCTTCGACCATCCGCGATATCCTCTGCGATCATCGAAAGGCCCCGCGAGGCGGACCATTCATCATAGGTTGCAACATCACGGCAGAGGAGCTGCCTCACCTCTCCGGCTATGGCGGGCGCACACGATCCGGCGAGTGCCACCTTCGCCTCCGGGGCAAGGAGGAGGAGGGATGCACACTCCATCGCAGCGAAGAGGGCAATCGTCGGGAGATGGAGATCTTCGGGGAGATTATCGGTCACTCCCGCATGCATGAATGCCTCATTTGCACTCTCAATACCTTCATCCACTCTTCGTATCGCATCCACATCCAGTGCGCCGTGGCGTGTGCCGGGGGCAAAGATACAGGCATCGAATCCCCCAATGATCCGTGATTCCCTGATGAGGAGGGTGACGGTATTGGAACTTGTATCCGAGACAACGAAGGTTTCTCCGAGATC includes the following:
- a CDS encoding methanogenesis marker 12 protein, with protein sequence MFIGIDHGTTAIRFASATGGFKMSRSDARDFVIDDLTRLCPVEEIEGIALCYSMGDNFTAITDIQKLKNRGVITREGAGEHVGGGTRVYDMIAASGIPAVAIPGIHRGSDTDPRFKVYSHQTSPEKIGIAYAVSKDLGETFVVSDTSSNTVTLLIRESRIIGGFDACIFAPGTRHGALDVDAIRRVDEGIESANEAFMHAGVTDNLPEDLHLPTIALFAAMECASLLLLAPEAKVALAGSCAPAIAGEVRQLLCRDVATYDEWSASRGLSMIAEDIADGRREILGIPVDV